A stretch of the Gracilinanus agilis isolate LMUSP501 chromosome 4, AgileGrace, whole genome shotgun sequence genome encodes the following:
- the GAST gene encoding gastrin: MPKLLGYMLISALVLATFSDASPKPKALFQDTPPGSEASRSQGLRWPASLGSPSHHRRQLGPQDLPYLTADLSKKQGPWLEEDEAYGWMDFGRRSAEERAQLS; this comes from the exons ATGCCGAAGCTGTTGGGATACATGCTGATCTCCGCTCTGGTTCTGGCCACCTTCTCTGATGCCTCACCAAAGCCCAAAGCCCTGTTCCAGGACACTCCTCCAGGCTCTGAAGCCAGCAGGAGCCAGGGCCTGAGATGGCCGGCTTCCCTGggttccccttcccaccaccgAAGACAACTCGGCCCTCAGGACCTTCCTTACCTCACAGCAG ATCTGTCCAAGAAGCAAGGGCCATGGCTGGAAGAGGATGAGGCATATGGCTGGATGGATTTTGGGCGCCGCAGTGCCGAGGAAAGGGCCCAGCTCTCCTAG